A window from Megalobrama amblycephala isolate DHTTF-2021 linkage group LG21, ASM1881202v1, whole genome shotgun sequence encodes these proteins:
- the pank4 gene encoding 4'-phosphopantetheine phosphatase, whose amino-acid sequence MLEMDRLERQLVNLPLLQDPTSYIPDTVDLTEDALAREYWLFCFEEALDGVVKRAVASQKDQPEAVERAEKFRQKYRHKLQTLRHQPFAYGSLTVRSLLDTREHCLNEFNFPDPYSKIKQKENDMALKYYLKVVKSVEELSWEQRQFTLVKGLLAGNVFDWGAKAVSDVLESDPDFGFEQAKQQLQERPWLVDAYNQWIERMKGPPHKCALFFVDNSGIDIILGVFPFIRELLIRGTEVVLASNSGPALNDVTNSELQILTERIAAMDPVIQTALKEDRLALVQNGSSSPCLDLSRLDKVLATVVRERGTDLVIIEGMGRAIHTNYYAMLSCESLKLAVIKNSWLAERLGGKIFSVVFKYEVPSKSRGHH is encoded by the exons ATGTTGGAGATGGACCGCCTGGAGAGGCAGCTCGTGAACCTCCCCCTGCTGCAGGACCCAACCTCTTATATCCCAGACACAGTGGACTTGACTGAGGATGCTTTGGCTCGGGAGTACTGGCTCTTCTGCTTTGAGGAGGCATTGGATGGG gTGGTGAAGCGAGCCGTGGCTAGCCAGAAAGACCAACCAGAGGCTGTGGAGAGGGCAGAGAAGTTTCGTCAGAAATACCGTCACAAACTCCAGACCCTCCGGCACCAGCCTTT TGCTTATGGATCCCTCACCGTCAGAAGTCTTTTAGACACAAGAGAACACTGTTTAAACGAGTTCAACTTTCCTGACCCCTACTCTAAG ATCAAGCAGAAAGAGAATGACATGGCCCTGAAATACTATCTAAAGGTGGTGAAGTCAGTAGAGGAGCTGAGCTGGGAGCAAAGACAGTTCACTTTGGTCAAAGGCCTCCTGGCCGGCAACGTTTTCGACTGGGGAGCCAAAGCCGTGTCAGA cgtgcTTGAATCAGATCCAGACTTTGGGTTTGAACAAGCAAAACAACAACTACAAG AGAGGCCATGGCTTGTGGATGCCTACAACCAATGGATTGAGAGAATGAAG GGTCCTCCTCATAAATGTGCATTGTTTTTCGTAGATAATAGTGGAATAGACATTATTCTCGGGGTTTTCCCTTTCATTAGAGAACTCCTCATCAGAGGCACAGAG GTTGTGCTTGCCAGTAACTCAGGCCCTGCCCTAAATGATGTCACTAACAGCGAGCTGCAGATCTTAACTGAGAGAATAGCTGCCATGGACCCTGTCATTCA GACTGCACTCAAAGAGGACAGACTTGCTTTGGTGCAGAATGGTTCTAGTTCTCCTTGTTTAGACCTGAG TCGCCTGGACAAAGTCCTGGCCACAGTTGTCAGGGAGCGGGGCACAGATCTGGTGATCATTGAAGGTATGGGTCGGGCCATCCACACAAACTACTACGCCATGCTCAGCTGTGAAAGTCTTAAACTAGCTGTAATAAAGAACTCCTGGCTGGCCGAGCGTCTTGGAGGCAAGATCTTCAGTGTAGTCTTCAAGTATGAGGTCCCTTCTAAATCTCGAGGGCATCATTAG